The following are encoded in a window of Fischerella sp. PCC 9605 genomic DNA:
- a CDS encoding PIG-L deacetylase family protein: protein MKTRQIVSKLRGIFRAKIRSINADMLYHWILYFKSQPIAVSQKSAMVFSPHQDDETLGCGGMIALKRSLGVTVEVVFLTDGRYGRPDWIKAETIAEIRQREALNALDILRVANSQTHFLNQIDGSLQYLLNDQRQHIIDQLAQRLRLFMPEEVYVPHRKDVHGDHEATYQLVKEAIAASGI, encoded by the coding sequence ATGAAAACCAGACAAATAGTTAGTAAGTTAAGAGGAATTTTCAGAGCTAAAATTCGCTCTATTAATGCTGATATGTTGTATCACTGGATTTTGTATTTTAAAAGTCAGCCAATAGCAGTTAGCCAAAAATCAGCAATGGTATTTTCTCCCCATCAGGATGATGAAACTCTGGGCTGTGGTGGAATGATTGCCCTCAAACGGTCACTAGGAGTAACTGTAGAGGTCGTCTTTCTCACCGATGGACGCTATGGCAGACCCGACTGGATTAAAGCAGAAACGATCGCAGAAATTCGCCAGCGAGAGGCTTTGAATGCCCTAGACATTCTGAGAGTTGCAAATTCTCAAACTCACTTTCTCAATCAAATAGATGGCTCTTTGCAATATCTGCTTAATGACCAACGCCAACATATAATCGATCAGTTAGCTCAAAGATTGCGATTGTTTATGCCAGAAGAGGTTTATGTTCCCCATAGAAAAGATGTTCACGGGGATCATGAGGCTACTTATCAGTTGGTCAAAGAAGCGATCGCCGCATCGGGAATCTAG
- a CDS encoding choice-of-anchor Q domain-containing protein, producing MAQEYFVSGTGNDNNNGLSETSAFRTLQTAVDRLQPGDTLYVMNGTYTQSDPNKSLVEIVNKNGSEDKWTTIKAYSGHTPKLKVKGSNGIHIAGSSYVKVEGLDLEGSKDEVTLDYARQEQNNFNNPVTNSSGISITPSYDRSGINGYSHHIVISDNKVRNFTAAGIGAEKADYVTIEKNTVSGNSWYSPLGTSGIGIIYSRNTDNNTNDYKFIIRDNVVHDNKNLIAWSEVGKINEGHGIIIDDGLNTQANSTGEPYNGKTLIAGNTVYKNGGYGIQAYSSSNVDIVNNTTYQNSRSPELSGTGEIVALNSKNVRGYNNIMYTTPDRRANVVWESENVIFDRNLAYNYKTGEFRASDDPNAQGLQNILGEDPKFVDPENGNFALQSGSPAIDMGSDTFNGVVKTDQLGNARPQDGDGNGSAITDIGALEFGTKSASSGNATVMGVSKSPSSITEGTEDDTLTGTGSSNQILPKQGNGSISNNRGDDVLTNGYGKDRSLYADKNSGQSDRILLNYGSGDWSANHQNKPFGSDNSFIADTSGKTTLGKDTKLDFTKVPSYFG from the coding sequence ATGGCCCAAGAGTACTTCGTTTCTGGGACAGGCAATGATAACAACAATGGCTTGAGTGAGACGAGCGCGTTTAGAACACTCCAAACAGCAGTAGATCGGCTACAACCAGGCGATACGCTCTACGTTATGAATGGGACTTACACTCAGAGCGATCCCAACAAAAGTCTGGTGGAAATTGTCAACAAGAATGGCTCAGAGGACAAGTGGACAACCATCAAAGCTTACTCAGGACACACGCCTAAACTGAAAGTTAAGGGCAGCAATGGAATTCACATCGCTGGATCATCTTACGTAAAAGTTGAAGGACTTGACTTAGAAGGCAGCAAGGATGAAGTTACATTAGACTATGCTAGGCAAGAGCAAAACAATTTCAATAACCCCGTCACTAATAGCTCTGGCATTAGCATTACTCCATCGTACGATCGCTCTGGGATAAATGGCTATTCTCACCATATTGTCATCAGCGACAACAAAGTCCGTAACTTCACGGCTGCGGGTATTGGAGCCGAAAAAGCAGACTACGTCACGATCGAAAAAAACACCGTCTCTGGAAACTCCTGGTATTCACCTCTAGGGACTAGTGGAATAGGCATTATTTACAGCCGAAACACAGACAACAACACCAATGACTACAAGTTCATTATTCGAGACAATGTCGTTCATGATAACAAAAATCTGATCGCGTGGTCGGAGGTAGGCAAAATTAATGAAGGACATGGCATCATCATTGACGATGGACTCAACACCCAAGCAAATTCAACAGGTGAACCCTACAACGGCAAGACATTAATTGCAGGTAACACTGTCTACAAAAACGGCGGCTATGGCATTCAAGCCTACAGTAGTTCCAATGTGGACATTGTCAACAACACCACTTACCAAAATTCTCGCAGTCCAGAACTGAGTGGGACTGGAGAAATTGTGGCACTCAATTCCAAGAATGTGCGTGGTTACAACAATATTATGTATACGACGCCCGATCGTCGTGCCAATGTGGTCTGGGAATCTGAAAACGTTATCTTTGATCGCAACCTCGCCTACAACTACAAAACTGGTGAATTCCGCGCTTCAGACGATCCAAACGCTCAGGGGTTGCAAAATATCTTGGGTGAAGATCCAAAATTTGTAGACCCTGAAAATGGTAATTTTGCCCTCCAATCCGGAAGCCCCGCCATAGATATGGGTTCCGATACCTTCAATGGTGTTGTCAAAACAGACCAACTTGGCAATGCCCGTCCACAGGATGGTGATGGCAACGGTAGTGCAATCACCGATATTGGAGCCCTTGAATTCGGGACAAAATCAGCCTCCAGTGGCAATGCTACTGTTATGGGTGTCAGTAAGAGTCCTTCTTCCATCACTGAGGGAACAGAGGATGATACTCTCACTGGTACTGGGAGCAGCAATCAAATCCTGCCTAAACAAGGAAATGGTTCTATTTCCAATAATAGGGGAGATGACGTGCTCACAAATGGATATGGTAAAGATCGCTCCTTATATGCTGACAAAAATTCTGGTCAAAGCGATCGCATCTTGCTCAACTACGGTAGTGGTGATTGGTCAGCTAACCATCAGAATAAACCTTTTGGCAGCGATAATAGCTTCATTGCGGATACGAGCGGCAAAACAACCTTAGGTAAAGATACTAAATTAGACTTTACGAAGGTACCGAGTTACTTTGGCTAG
- the aspS gene encoding aspartate--tRNA ligase, with product MRTYYCGELRKEHIGEIVTLYGWVDRRRDHGGVIFLDLRDRSGIVQIVSDPQRTPDSYVEANTLRNEYVIKVIGRVSQRPEESLNSRIPTGEVEIYADNIELLNAVRKQLPFQVSTTETDPVREDVRLKYRYLDLRRTQMAHNLQLRHQVVKAMRRYLEDVEGFVEVETPILTRSTPEGARDYLVPSRVNPGDWFALPQSPQLFKQLLMVSGFDRYYQIARCFRDEDLRADRQPEFTQLDMEISFMSQEEIIELNEKLVCHIFKTVKGIELQRPFPRLTYAKAMERYGSDKPDTRYNLELVDVSDIVKDCGFKVFHDAVKSGGIVKILPIPEGDVISNVRIKPGGDVFKEANEAGAKGLAYIRVRDNGDIDTIGAIKDNLTAEQKQEILHRTDAKPGHLLLFGAGDAATVNKTLDRLRQFMAREFGLINPEKINLLWITDFPMFEWNAEEKRLEALHHPFTAPHPDDLHDLKTARAQAYDLVFNGFEVGGGSLRIYQREIQEKVFDAIGLSVEEAHNKFGFLLEAFEYGTPPHGGIAYGLDRLVMLLAMEESIRDVIAFPKTQQARCLMTDAPSGVDVKQLKELHVASTHKPKS from the coding sequence ATGCGAACTTACTATTGCGGCGAACTCCGAAAAGAACACATTGGAGAAATTGTCACCTTATACGGATGGGTAGACCGTCGCCGCGATCATGGGGGTGTGATATTTTTAGATTTACGCGATCGCTCTGGCATTGTTCAAATAGTCAGCGATCCGCAACGCACCCCGGATTCTTACGTTGAGGCAAATACTCTGCGAAATGAATATGTAATTAAAGTGATAGGCAGGGTATCACAACGCCCCGAAGAATCTTTGAATAGCCGTATACCTACAGGCGAAGTCGAAATCTACGCTGACAATATAGAATTGCTCAACGCTGTCCGTAAGCAGTTACCTTTTCAAGTATCCACCACCGAAACCGATCCGGTGCGAGAAGACGTGCGGTTGAAGTATCGTTATCTAGATTTGCGGCGCACACAAATGGCGCATAACCTGCAACTGCGCCATCAAGTCGTTAAAGCCATGCGTCGCTATTTAGAAGATGTCGAAGGTTTCGTTGAAGTCGAGACTCCTATACTAACTCGTTCTACTCCCGAAGGTGCGCGGGATTATTTGGTTCCCAGTCGTGTTAACCCCGGAGATTGGTTTGCCTTACCACAATCACCCCAACTATTCAAACAGTTGCTGATGGTATCCGGTTTTGACAGATACTACCAGATCGCCCGTTGCTTTCGCGATGAAGACTTACGCGCCGACAGACAACCGGAATTTACTCAGTTGGACATGGAAATAAGCTTCATGTCCCAAGAAGAAATTATCGAGTTGAACGAAAAATTAGTCTGTCATATCTTCAAAACTGTCAAAGGCATCGAGTTACAGCGTCCCTTTCCCCGTCTCACCTATGCCAAGGCAATGGAACGCTACGGCAGCGATAAACCTGATACACGCTACAACTTAGAACTAGTTGATGTTTCGGATATTGTTAAAGACTGTGGTTTTAAAGTCTTTCATGATGCTGTGAAGAGTGGTGGGATCGTCAAAATCCTCCCCATCCCCGAGGGCGATGTAATTTCTAATGTCAGGATCAAACCAGGCGGTGACGTTTTCAAAGAAGCTAACGAGGCCGGTGCTAAAGGGTTAGCTTATATCCGCGTGAGAGATAATGGAGACATAGATACCATCGGTGCGATTAAAGACAACCTCACCGCAGAGCAAAAACAGGAAATTTTACATCGCACAGATGCTAAACCAGGTCATTTATTGTTGTTTGGTGCTGGTGACGCTGCTACTGTTAACAAAACCTTAGATAGGCTGCGCCAGTTCATGGCTAGGGAGTTCGGGTTAATCAATCCGGAAAAAATAAACTTGCTCTGGATTACAGATTTCCCAATGTTTGAATGGAATGCAGAGGAAAAGCGTCTAGAAGCACTGCATCACCCGTTTACTGCACCCCATCCTGATGATTTGCATGACTTGAAGACTGCCCGCGCCCAAGCTTACGACTTGGTATTTAATGGTTTTGAAGTTGGCGGTGGTAGTCTGCGGATTTATCAAAGGGAAATTCAAGAAAAAGTATTTGATGCGATCGGACTTTCTGTTGAGGAAGCACACAATAAATTTGGTTTCCTGTTGGAAGCGTTTGAATACGGTACTCCGCCTCACGGTGGTATCGCTTATGGTTTAGATCGATTGGTGATGTTGTTGGCCATGGAAGAATCGATTCGAGATGTGATCGCATTTCCAAAGACACAGCAAGCACGTTGTTTGATGACGGATGCACCTTCAGGTGTTGATGTTAAGCAGTTGAAAGAATTACACGTTGCTTCGACTCATAAGCCGAAATCCTAA
- a CDS encoding zinc metalloprotease HtpX, which translates to MGNQLKTAALLALLSGILISITYWVIGGTTGVIMGIALAAVTNLFSWYQSDKIALAAYRAQPVSPQEAPGLYQMVEKLCQRANLPMPRIYIVPTQAANAFATGRDPEHAAVAVTQGILNILPEDELEGVIAHELTHVANRDTLTQAVAATIAGAISFLAQIVSYSVWYTPYSRDNRNGPNPLGLLLTIILAPVAATIIQLAISRTREFSADAGSARLTGNPRALARALQRLEATARQIPLQANPAFEPLLITNAFSGQFLSNLFSSHPSTEARVEALLRLEKELPSMQRV; encoded by the coding sequence ATGGGAAATCAATTGAAAACTGCCGCTTTATTAGCTTTACTAAGTGGCATTTTAATTTCTATTACTTACTGGGTAATTGGCGGTACCACAGGCGTGATTATGGGTATTGCCTTAGCAGCAGTAACCAACTTATTTTCTTGGTATCAATCAGATAAAATTGCGCTAGCAGCTTACCGTGCTCAACCAGTGTCACCGCAGGAAGCACCAGGGCTGTATCAGATGGTGGAGAAATTATGCCAACGGGCTAATTTACCCATGCCTAGGATATACATCGTTCCCACTCAAGCTGCTAATGCCTTTGCTACAGGACGCGATCCCGAACATGCTGCTGTGGCTGTCACACAAGGCATATTAAATATATTGCCAGAAGATGAACTCGAAGGCGTTATTGCCCACGAACTTACCCATGTTGCCAATCGTGACACGTTAACGCAAGCCGTTGCTGCCACAATTGCAGGTGCTATTTCGTTTTTAGCTCAAATTGTTAGTTATAGCGTTTGGTATACACCCTATTCACGGGATAATCGCAACGGCCCCAATCCCTTAGGACTGCTGTTAACGATCATACTTGCCCCGGTTGCTGCAACAATTATTCAACTGGCAATCTCCCGGACACGAGAATTTTCAGCTGATGCAGGTTCTGCAAGATTAACAGGTAATCCTCGTGCCTTAGCCCGTGCATTGCAACGTTTAGAAGCCACGGCGCGACAAATACCCCTACAAGCCAACCCAGCTTTTGAACCACTGTTAATCACAAATGCATTCTCTGGACAGTTTCTCAGCAACTTGTTCTCCAGTCACCCGTCCACAGAAGCGCGAGTTGAAGCATTGCTGAGGTTAGAAAAAGAACTGCCTTCTATGCAAAGAGTTTAG
- a CDS encoding GNAT family N-acetyltransferase yields MKVTVIPGKSLTSEYSLLWSSFQQANSQLSSPYFCPEFTSAVAAVRKDVWVGIIEEAGKVAGFFPFQRGKMQMGYPIGGHLCDYQGLVLKPGIDHLDAAELIRACGLKGWKFDHLIASQLPFHPFHRIKTESSVIDLSQGYNTYLIKQKAQSNWIQKVSRNIPKIEREVGPLRFEAHVPDTSLLRLLMRWKSNHYRRTGASNDFKVEWIVRVVEQIHATKRENFAGMLSVLYMGDEVAALHLGMRSRSVWHYWFPSYNQQFHKYSPGLILLLKMIESAQLLGLQTIDLGQGDESYKLRVRNGTIPLAEGCVEISSLICATVLTTQKLRRSTKKLSRIVSKARSAFARVAK; encoded by the coding sequence ATGAAAGTTACTGTTATTCCTGGCAAATCTCTGACATCAGAATATTCGTTGCTTTGGTCAAGCTTCCAACAGGCTAACTCTCAACTAAGCAGTCCATATTTTTGTCCGGAGTTCACATCTGCTGTTGCCGCAGTCCGAAAAGATGTCTGGGTTGGCATAATTGAAGAAGCTGGTAAGGTTGCCGGATTTTTCCCCTTCCAGCGCGGTAAGATGCAAATGGGTTATCCGATCGGTGGGCACCTCTGCGACTACCAAGGTCTAGTACTCAAGCCGGGAATTGATCATTTAGACGCAGCAGAGCTAATCCGTGCCTGTGGGCTAAAGGGCTGGAAATTCGACCATCTGATCGCTTCACAATTACCTTTTCATCCATTCCACAGAATCAAAACTGAGTCCTCTGTTATCGACTTATCACAGGGGTACAACACATACCTAATCAAACAAAAAGCACAATCCAACTGGATTCAAAAAGTTAGCAGAAACATACCCAAGATCGAGCGGGAAGTAGGGCCGCTGCGTTTTGAAGCGCATGTCCCTGACACCTCCTTGTTAAGACTTCTGATGCGTTGGAAGTCCAACCACTACCGTCGAACAGGTGCTAGTAACGACTTCAAGGTTGAGTGGATTGTGAGAGTTGTTGAACAGATACACGCGACAAAAAGGGAAAATTTTGCTGGAATGCTCTCTGTTCTTTATATGGGCGATGAGGTCGCAGCTCTACATTTAGGTATGCGCTCTCGGTCTGTATGGCACTACTGGTTCCCTTCGTATAATCAACAGTTCCATAAATACTCGCCAGGTCTGATCCTCTTGTTAAAGATGATTGAAAGTGCTCAATTGCTCGGTCTTCAAACTATTGACCTAGGCCAAGGGGATGAGAGTTACAAGCTGCGAGTGAGGAATGGTACTATCCCCCTTGCTGAAGGGTGTGTAGAGATTTCATCGCTTATTTGTGCAACTGTCTTGACCACACAAAAGCTTCGCCGTTCAACCAAAAAGCTGAGTAGGATAGTCTCTAAAGCTCGCTCTGCATTCGCTAGAGTAGCGAAATAA
- a CDS encoding UvrD-helicase domain-containing protein encodes MLSHSVWIVGPSRSGKTALLVEQFVRWMQNENNNHESFYTKNFRPKNSDRISKRLYLDQTEAAVLVLAANDDNRRQLADKIMTATLGKYPVRCKTPLGFFQEEVILFWPLLIQSLKLKAQFPVRLRPETEQELATKLWRPQLDEETLRRAGTNEYRLVRRILDLLQLAAYSGTPTEDIGKILTTALAQQENVISLEPEFLASLLLDWRNWCLERGLLSYGIITELYSQYLLPDPHYQQQLAKRYQGVLADDVQDYPAIAHRLFELLLDGGTVGAFSYNPDGIVRLGLGADPNHMQELAERCQVKTLTASPFNSLADILATPMVELLTEPMTLLSLPEVVQSIQTTSRAQLLRQTAEVIAKAVKQGQVEPDQVAVIAPGLDAIARYTLIEILSKQGIPVESLNDQRPLIASPVIRALLTVLALVYPGLGRLVDRDAVAQMLVVLSRGDRGVGEWESGRVEEGESGRQKNFSFPPLPPGPLAPHPPIPPSSHIDPVRAGLIADYCFQPHPERPNLLPVTAFDRWDRLGYAATTAYSEILKWLEEQRSQQELRLIPSPISLLDRTIQRFLWDGSNLPYDQLAALRELLETAQHYWEIDTRLRQIPPLDRGEDLPQNTIAEFIQLLQRGTITANPYPVHPIRLTAKPISLATIFQYRSSRRSHRWHFWLDVGSPLWAKGGAATLFGAPFFLRERLGEPWTPEDEQLAEEQRLRRILADLLSRVSERVYLCHSDLAVNGQEQLGPLLPLVNACVSVVSESAVG; translated from the coding sequence GTGCTTTCTCATTCTGTTTGGATTGTTGGTCCTAGTCGCAGTGGCAAAACTGCTCTTTTAGTAGAACAGTTCGTTCGCTGGATGCAAAATGAAAATAACAACCATGAATCATTTTATACTAAAAATTTCAGACCAAAAAATAGCGATCGCATATCAAAACGCTTATATCTTGATCAAACAGAAGCAGCAGTTTTAGTTTTGGCTGCCAATGACGATAATCGGCGACAATTGGCAGATAAAATTATGACTGCAACTCTAGGAAAATATCCAGTACGCTGTAAAACTCCTTTAGGTTTTTTTCAGGAAGAAGTAATTTTATTTTGGCCTTTATTGATTCAATCTTTAAAGCTAAAAGCGCAATTTCCAGTGAGATTACGCCCAGAAACAGAGCAGGAATTGGCAACCAAACTCTGGCGTCCCCAGTTGGATGAGGAGACTTTGCGCCGTGCTGGCACGAATGAGTACCGCTTAGTGCGCCGCATCCTTGACTTATTGCAATTAGCTGCTTACAGTGGTACACCGACAGAAGATATTGGCAAGATATTAACAACAGCATTAGCACAGCAGGAGAATGTTATTAGTTTAGAACCAGAATTCTTGGCATCTTTATTATTAGATTGGCGTAATTGGTGTTTAGAGCGGGGCTTACTTTCCTACGGAATTATCACAGAACTTTACAGCCAGTACTTATTGCCCGATCCCCATTACCAACAACAGCTAGCAAAACGCTACCAAGGAGTGCTGGCCGATGACGTGCAAGATTACCCTGCCATAGCACATCGCCTATTTGAGTTGCTGCTGGATGGGGGTACAGTGGGAGCCTTTAGCTATAACCCAGATGGTATAGTGCGCTTGGGTTTGGGAGCAGATCCCAACCATATGCAAGAGTTAGCAGAACGTTGTCAGGTGAAAACCTTAACTGCCTCTCCTTTCAACAGTCTTGCGGATATATTGGCGACGCCGATGGTGGAATTACTTACCGAACCGATGACACTATTAAGCTTACCTGAAGTGGTGCAGTCGATTCAAACTACATCCCGCGCTCAACTATTGCGGCAAACAGCAGAAGTAATTGCTAAGGCAGTCAAACAAGGACAAGTGGAACCGGATCAAGTGGCAGTGATTGCACCTGGTTTAGATGCGATCGCCCGTTATACTCTGATCGAAATTCTCAGCAAGCAAGGCATCCCAGTAGAATCACTCAACGATCAACGCCCTCTGATTGCTTCACCTGTTATCCGTGCTTTACTCACCGTATTGGCACTAGTTTATCCAGGTTTGGGACGGTTAGTAGATCGGGATGCGGTGGCTCAGATGTTAGTAGTGCTTAGTCGCGGAGATAGAGGAGTGGGAGAGTGGGAGAGTGGGAGAGTGGAAGAGGGGGAGAGTGGAAGACAAAAGAATTTTTCTTTCCCCCCATTGCCCCCCGGACCCCTAGCCCCCCATCCCCCCATCCCCCCATCCTCTCACATAGATCCGGTACGCGCTGGTTTAATTGCAGATTACTGTTTTCAACCCCACCCTGAACGCCCGAATTTGTTACCTGTGACAGCCTTCGATCGCTGGGATCGACTTGGTTACGCAGCTACTACAGCCTATAGTGAAATATTGAAGTGGTTGGAGGAACAGCGATCGCAACAGGAGTTACGTCTTATTCCCAGCCCCATTTCTTTGTTAGACAGGACTATTCAACGCTTTTTGTGGGATGGCAGCAATCTTCCCTACGATCAATTGGCGGCACTACGGGAATTACTAGAAACCGCCCAACATTACTGGGAAATTGATACAAGACTGCGACAGATCCCCCCCCTTGATCGAGGGGAGGATCTACCGCAAAACACCATTGCCGAATTCATTCAACTGTTGCAGCGTGGCACTATTACCGCTAACCCCTACCCCGTGCATCCCATCAGACTAACAGCAAAACCTATATCTTTAGCTACCATATTCCAATACCGCTCTAGTCGGCGTTCTCATCGCTGGCATTTTTGGTTAGATGTTGGTTCACCATTGTGGGCAAAAGGCGGTGCAGCAACGTTATTCGGAGCGCCATTCTTTCTGCGAGAAAGATTAGGGGAACCTTGGACGCCAGAAGATGAGCAATTGGCCGAAGAACAACGCCTGCGACGGATTTTAGCAGATTTACTTTCCCGTGTGTCTGAGAGAGTTTATTTATGTCACAGCGATTTAGCTGTGAACGGGCAAGAGCAATTAGGCCCTTTGTTGCCGTTGGTAAATGCTTGTGTGTCTGTGGTTTCTGAGTCAGCTGTAGGTTAG
- a CDS encoding proton extrusion protein PcxA, with protein sequence MNNSGLGQKIYSFLLAAYGRYLRTPERSLDKAYNAALKIRQIENEHFNGNKIDYDSMIHSKSVMDYFESELKKELRIIRMRLTEFKASRFFLNDSNQKAEKKLGIEHLSSAAILEKLRFIDEVVEKYTISDEEIAPINSIDQTPDVPVESLVVRPKQQNLRTTNLDNKLQNQPRGKTNTTGVLPRSIFNTIHRLQAELDPKSEQEVVQNFRKSQQRNIISVRFLLLLIIVPILTHQLSKAFVVGPIIDHFRNPDRAAIFLNEEMEEEAMLELQRFEEKIKFYDLLNNVITSEQNIEEQMRVRAEEIAEEYRRESANAIKNFTADILSVIAFIWLLLMSKKEIAVLKEFFDYIVYGLSDSAKAFIIILFTDIFVGFHSPHGWEVILEGISHHWGLPANHNFIFLFIATFPVILDTIFKYWIFRYLNRISPSAVATYRNMNE encoded by the coding sequence ATGAATAACTCGGGTTTAGGTCAAAAAATTTACTCTTTTCTGTTAGCAGCATACGGTAGGTACTTGCGGACTCCAGAGCGTTCTTTGGATAAAGCTTATAATGCTGCTCTAAAAATTCGGCAAATAGAAAACGAGCATTTTAATGGTAACAAAATAGACTATGACTCAATGATACATAGCAAAAGCGTGATGGATTATTTTGAGTCAGAACTAAAAAAAGAATTAAGAATTATCAGAATGAGGTTGACAGAATTTAAAGCCAGCCGATTTTTCTTAAACGACTCTAATCAAAAAGCAGAGAAGAAACTAGGTATAGAACATCTCAGTTCTGCTGCGATCTTAGAAAAACTCAGGTTTATTGATGAAGTCGTAGAAAAATATACCATATCTGACGAAGAAATAGCTCCTATAAATTCTATTGACCAAACTCCCGATGTACCAGTTGAATCGCTTGTAGTCCGACCAAAACAGCAAAATTTAAGAACGACTAACTTAGATAATAAATTACAGAATCAGCCACGAGGTAAAACTAATACAACAGGAGTATTACCTCGTTCAATTTTTAATACCATTCATCGTTTACAAGCCGAATTAGATCCTAAATCAGAACAAGAGGTTGTTCAAAATTTCCGCAAGTCTCAACAAAGAAACATCATTTCAGTCCGGTTTTTATTGTTACTAATTATTGTACCAATTCTAACTCACCAGCTATCAAAAGCCTTTGTCGTTGGGCCGATTATTGATCATTTTCGGAATCCAGATCGAGCGGCAATATTCCTCAACGAAGAAATGGAAGAAGAAGCGATGTTAGAATTGCAAAGATTTGAAGAAAAAATTAAATTTTACGATCTTCTTAATAATGTCATAACTTCAGAACAAAATATAGAAGAACAGATGAGAGTAAGGGCAGAAGAGATTGCTGAAGAATATCGCAGGGAAAGTGCCAATGCTATCAAGAATTTTACTGCTGATATATTATCAGTCATCGCCTTTATATGGCTTTTACTGATGAGCAAAAAAGAAATCGCCGTGCTCAAAGAATTCTTTGACTACATTGTCTATGGTCTGAGTGATAGTGCCAAAGCATTTATTATTATTTTGTTTACTGATATCTTTGTAGGATTTCACTCTCCTCATGGCTGGGAAGTCATTTTAGAAGGTATATCACACCATTGGGGATTACCAGCAAATCATAATTTTATCTTCTTATTTATTGCTACTTTTCCAGTTATTTTAGATACAATCTTCAAATACTGGATTTTCCGCTATTTGAATCGCATCTCGCCTTCTGCTGTTGCTACATACCGTAATATGAATGAGTGA
- a CDS encoding PIN domain-containing protein: MIKIIFDADIILEALMNRNDFGEEVSKLLDRTHPLIQMHITDIGWQKIYAYASRLRNNKIAEVVVDWLQEKIKICPVDQTILQQARSLPLKDFESAVELICASYEDLDAIVTHNLDDFAEAPGKYRVWSVAELWVRVNLESQLQTARYS, from the coding sequence GTGATCAAGATTATATTTGATGCTGACATAATACTAGAGGCGTTGATGAATCGCAATGATTTTGGAGAAGAAGTCAGCAAATTATTGGACAGAACACATCCTTTGATTCAGATGCACATAACAGATATCGGATGGCAAAAGATATATGCCTATGCCAGTCGTCTACGGAATAACAAAATTGCTGAAGTAGTAGTCGATTGGTTACAAGAAAAAATAAAGATCTGCCCTGTCGATCAGACCATTCTCCAGCAAGCACGCTCTTTACCCCTTAAGGATTTTGAATCTGCTGTAGAGCTAATCTGCGCCAGTTATGAAGATTTAGATGCGATTGTTACTCATAACCTCGATGATTTTGCTGAAGCTCCTGGTAAATATAGGGTGTGGTCAGTAGCAGAATTATGGGTACGTGTAAATCTAGAAAGTCAGCTACAAACAGCCAGATACAGTTAA
- a CDS encoding helix-turn-helix transcriptional regulator — protein sequence MKQKAKPRIAFLREKAGLTQLELSRIVGVTESTIQNWESGRTGTEQIERIIKFCKALNCQVEDLIEYVSHSPQESAAKPSSLSDIHNLLGTENHSAIAETDSTADQKRQVSH from the coding sequence GTGAAACAGAAGGCAAAACCAAGGATCGCTTTTCTGCGAGAAAAGGCAGGGCTAACCCAGCTGGAATTGTCACGTATTGTCGGCGTGACCGAAAGCACTATCCAAAATTGGGAAAGTGGTAGGACTGGAACAGAACAGATAGAACGAATTATTAAGTTTTGTAAAGCGCTGAATTGCCAAGTAGAAGACCTAATTGAGTATGTGAGCCACTCACCACAAGAGTCGGCTGCAAAACCTAGTTCTTTAAGTGATATACATAATTTGTTGGGAACTGAGAACCATTCGGCGATCGCTGAAACCGACTCGACCGCAGATCAAAAGCGGCAAGTTAGTCATTAG